The segment CCGTAAAGGCCTCTGAAATCATTCACAGATTCTAAAAGGCTCATTTGAAATACCACCTGACATAGTTAAAATATTAATGGCTCCTGTGCACTAGATAATCCGGCAGCTGCATCAGAAAATCGCCGCCGTCCAGCATCCCAGACAGAGCAGCTTTTGCCGCCTCCGACTCCGCGCGCGCCATTTCCCGGGCCTTTTCAAGTCCGTAGGCGGTCACATGAGTCAGCTTGTCCTGCTCGCTGTCCTTGCCCGGCGTCTTTCCCAACTCCTCCGCCGTGCTGGTGACATCAAGTATATCATCCACTATCTGAAAGGCGGAGCCAAGATGCAGCGCGTAGAGGCTGTACTTGTCTATTATACTCTCTTTGGAGCATCCGAGCGCCGCGCCGCTTACTACGGCGGCCTCAATGAGCGCGCCGGTCTTCAGCGCGGCGATGCTCCGCACATATTCCCTGTCGGGAACGCTGTGGTCGTTGAACATGTCCAGCACCTGTCCGCCGCATACTCCGGCTGGGCCTATGGCGCGGGAGAAGAGCCGTATCGCGGTCATTACGTTGGCGGCCTCTATTTGTTTGAGGTTTTCCAGAGGGAATATAAAGGCCTGAGCAAGAAGCGCGTCTCCGGCGAGCACCGCGAGCGTCTCGCCGAATTTCGCGTGGTTTGACGGCTTGCCGCGCCTGAGGTCGTCGTCGTCCATGCAGGGAAGGTCGTCGTGGATGAGCGTCGCAGTATGCACCATTTCAAGGCCGAGCGCCATGGGCAGCGCAAGGCGTGGCTCTACTCCGCACTGCTTGGCCGCGGCGAGGCAGAGCACTGGGCGCAGCCGTTTTCCGCCCGCGTTCAGCGAATACTCCATAGATTCGTTGAGGCTTGGGGGTACGCCTTCCGCGCGCAGAGGCGCGGTCTCTTTCAGATAGTCTTCAAAGAGCCTCCTGTAGCCTTCAAATTGGCCTTTTACCGATTCAAGCTCGATGTTATTCATGGTCTTTTTTCTCCTCCACGGGAACGTCCGTCTCCGCGCCGTCCTGCGAGAGCAGTGTTATTTTTTTCTGCGCCTCTTCTAGATATCCGCGGCATTCCCTTACAAGCGCGATGCCGCGTTCGTAGTCTAAAAGCGCCGTGTCGAGAGAGAGGGTCTCCCCCTCCATATCCTTTAAAATTTTCTCTAGTTCCGTCATCTTCGCCGTGAAGTCCATAATAAAATCTCCCTTCAAAATTTGCCGCCGTGTGGTGCGTTTTATGTTGCTTTTTTTAGATATACTATGATACAATGTCTAGGTTGATTGTTTCAAGGTAAACAAGGGGGGAAACATATGTCAAAATTCTGTGATTGCTGCGGCCGCGGGCCGGTAACAGGAAACGCCGTCAGCCACTCCAACCGTCATACGAGACGCCGCTGGCTCATAAATCTTCAGAGCGTAAGGGTAGACGTAGGCGGTGGAGAGACTCGTAAACTTCGTATCTGCACGAAGTGCCTCCGTTCCGGAAAAGTACAAAGGGCCGTTTAACGCGGCTCTTTTTTTATCATTCACTGCCGTCTTTCGGACGGCAGTTTTTTTATGCTTTTCCATTTTCGCCTTCGTCATATCAGCCGTTGCGCGCGTCGTCAAGCAGCTCCTGCGCGCCGTCCTCGTCCACAAGTATCTCGCGTGGGCGCGCGCCGTCCGCGGCTCCCACTATGCCTATCTGCTCCATCATGTCGATGAGCCTTGAGGCGCGCGAAAACCCGACGCGCAGACGCCTCTGGAGGCCGCTCGCTGAGGCTATGCCGGTGGACATTACGGTCTGAACGGCCTCGTCCAGCAGATCGTCGTCGTAGACGCCGCCCGCTCCGCAGCCTGTGTTCTCTCCGCCCTGCGCCTCTATTTCAATAAACTCCGGCTCACCGAACGTATTTGTCAAATATCTAAGCCAGTCGCCAAGAATGGCCTCGTCTATCCACGGTGACTGTATCCTCACCGGCTTTGGATGCTTCGTTGAAAGAAAGAGCATGTCTCCCTTGCCGAGCAGTTTTTCCGCGCCTGCGCAGTCGATGATAGTTCGCGAGTCTGCGTTGCTGGGCAGTGTGAAGGCGACTCTGGCGGGGATGTTTGCCTTTATCAGCCCCGTTATTATATTTACAGAGGGGCGCTGCGTTGCCAGCATCAGGTGGATGCCGGTGGCGCGCGCCATTTGCGCGAGGCGGCAGATGTACTCCTCCACCTCTTTGGCAGCGGTCATCATCAAGTCGGCAAGTTCGTCCACAACGATTACGATGTGAGGCAGTCTGTCTTTCGGCAGCACCTTTTCATTGTATCCTTCTAGGTTCCTCACTCGTATCTTTGCGAAGGTCGTGTATCTTTTTTCCATCTCCCGAATGAGCCACGCAAGAGCCTGAACAGCCTTCTTCGGGTCTGTTACGGGAGGCGTCAGAAGATGCGGCAGCTTGTCGTAGACGGCCATTTCAACGCGCTTTGGGTCTACAAGTATCATGCGCAGCTCTTCCGGGCTGCGCTTTGAGCAAAGCCCCACTATGCAGGAGTTTACGAAGACGCTCTTGCCGGAGCCGGTGGTTCCCGCAACGAGAAGATGCGGCAGCTCTTCGAGGCCTACGATTACGGAATCTCCGTTTACGGCTACGCCGAACGGAAGAGGCAGCGAGAGCTTCGTCTTTTTGAAGCAGTCGTCCTCTATTACCGTGCGAAGCGGTATCCCGCGTCTGCGCGGGTTCGGTATCTCAATGCCGACGTAGGGCTTGCCCGGGATGGGCGCCTCGATGCGCAGGCTCGGGACGGCCATAGCAAGCGCGATGTCGTTTGCGAGCGCCGCCACCTTGCTTACCTTTATTCCCGGCGCAAGCTGTATCCTAAACTGTATAACGGTAGGCCCGATAAGTATTTCGGCTAAGTGCGACTCTATGCTGAACTGTTCGAGCGTCTTTACTATTTTTTCGCCAAGCGGCGCCGCCTTTTCCTCGTCCATCTCGTCTACGTGGCTCTCCTCCGGCCCGAATATTTCTATGGGCGGCGGGAATATCCCCTGCTTCACCCTGCGTGCCGCACGTCCGTCGAGATTGAAGCTGGGGTCCTGTATGAGCGCCGGTGCGTCGTCGTCCGCAAGAGTTGACGGGTCGTTATAGTCGACCTCTTCCTCAAAAGCAAGGCCGTCCTGCGGCAGTTCTTCTTCCTGGGGGCGTCCGCCGCCGAAGCGTAGCTGCGCCGCATCCGCGTGCTCCTCTTCGTATTTGAAATAGTCTCCGCTTGCCTTGCAGGCCGCGATATTCGGCGCGTACTCCTCTTCCTCTTCGATTGCTTCTTCTTCGTATCCTTCATCGTCAGGGGCGTTTGCAAGCTCTGACGGCTCTGATTTTTTTGCCGCTCTCCTGCTTCTTTTTCCCATCTGGCTGAAAGACGGCAGAGAGATATTGGGCAGTTTTAAATATGAGAATATATGGATATTAAAGAAGAGCATGGCAAAGTAGAGAAAAAGCAGGCCTGTTATGAAGGTGCCGAGCACGCCCGTCGTCTTATAGGCGGCGGTGCTGATAGCGATGCCCGCGTCTCCCGCCGCAAGGTACGGAAAGCGCGTCAGTTCTTCGCCGCCCGTAAGCCTGTTCAGGCCAAGAAGCAGCGACGCGAGCATGAATATGAAAAATGTCCCGCACCCCTGTTTTACGAGGCCCGACATATCTTTGCGCAGTATCGTAAGCACGCTTACGTAAAGCAAAAACAGGATGGGGATTATCACGGCGCCGCCAGCCGACGAAAGCAGCGCGTGCGCGAGGAAGGCGCCGCCCTGTCCCGTCCACGGGGTGTAGAGCGCCGCTATGAGAAAGAGCAGGAAGAAAATGGTCAGCAGATTGGCTATCCTTCCGGCCCTCTGGAGATGTTGGAGTGATTCGCTGAACCGTTCTCTCATGGAGACGGAGGGTTCTTTTTGTTCCCTGCGTCTTCCCGCGCTTTTTTCTCTCATGCTTCGCTTCCCCCGACTGTGAGAGATTCAATTAGCATAGACGGCTGGCCGTCGGTCACAGGGACGCCCTGCCCTGATTTTCCGCAGACGCCCGGGTCCATGATGAGGTTGCCGCCAAGCGCCGCTATGTTCATCAGCGCCTCGGGGCCGTTGCCAGTTAGTATCGCGCCGCGCACAGGAGAGGTGACGCGCCCTTTTTCTATCAAATAGCCCTCTGTGACGTAAAAGACGAAATCGCCCGAGGTCGGGTCTACTTCGCCGCCGCCCATTTTTTTAACGTAGAGGCCGTTTTGCGCCATTGCAAGCATCTCCTCTAAACTTGCGGCCCCGGGAAGAAGGTAGGTGTTGCTCATGCGCGGCACTGGGATGTTGCGGTAAGATTCTCTGCGCCCGTTGCCCGTAAGAGGAAGGCCGTAGAGCTTATGCGAGAGCACGTCCGTCAGATACCCCTTCAATATCCCGTTTTCTATAAGCACCGTGCGCTGCGCTGGCGTGCCTTCGTCGTCAAAGCGGTAGGCGCCGTAAAGCCCTGGCATAGGCGCTTCGTCGAGCATCGTGACGCTTTCGTGCGCCACCTTTTCGCCTATGCGTCCGCGGTATACGGAATAATCTTTTTCAACGATGTCGGCCTCCAGCCCGTGTCCGCACGCTTCGTGCACGATGGTGCCCCCCGCCTCTCCCGCCATTATGACGTTCATGCGTCCGGCGGGACAAGGTTTTGCCTCAAGCATCAAAAGCGCGCGCCGCAGCGCGGTCATAGCTATTTCAAGCGGCGCGCTGCCGTGCCAGAAGCCCTCTTCGCCAAGCGACATGCACCGTCTTTCGGAGCCCGTCTGGAGCACGCCGTTTTTCTCCGCTATCACCTGCGCTGTGAACGAGGAATAGTATCTGGTGTCCTCGGCCGTCGTGCCGTCGGGTTTGATTACGACGACTCTTTTATGCGACACGGTGTATCGGTAGGAGCTTTGCCTTATAAAAGAGGATTCTTTTTTTAACCGGTCGTCCGTCTCGCGGAAAAAATCCGCCGCGGGCGGCGCTATCTGCTCCGCCGGCCCAAAAAGCGGCGCGGACGACGCCGTTATGCGAAACGGCGATCCGAAGGCAAATTCAGAGCATCTTGAAAACGAGCCAGCCACCGCCTCTTCAAGCAGGCCCGGCGCGTGCGCGTAAAAGGTGCGCCCGTTTGATATTATCCGGCTTCCAGCGCCGTCCGTAGCGGACGACGATATCTCGTCTATCTTTCCGTCCTCAAAATGTACGGAGTGTCCCTCTCCCTGCTGAAGGAAGACGTCTGCGTAGTCCGCGCCCTTTTTTAACGCCTTTTCTATGTTGTCGTGCAAAAATTGATAGTTCATTTTATCTCTCCCGTGTCAGTCGTTTCATTGCAAGAGGCAGGTTTGTCGTCCTCTTCTTCCGTTTTTTGTATTTCAAGGCCTTCGGCGCGCAGCGCGCCGACCAGCCCCATGAGGTCGCCGTAAAGTTCTTTTGGCGTGAAGATGGTGACTCGTCCCGCCTTCGCGTCGTCGGTGCGCAGAAAGCCCAGCCCCTCCGCCGCGTCTATTATCCAACTTATATAGTATATATCTTTTTGAGGCACAGTAAGGCGTACCTCGCATATTTCCGGTTTCATGATCCCGCCCGCCTCTTTTTTTCTATATTTTGCTTTGCAATATGTTCTTCGTAGGTCTTGCTGAAGAGATGATGTCCGTCGGCCGCCGCGAAGAAAAATAAATAGTCGCCCGACGTCGGATAGAGCGCGCCAAGCCAGGCGTCCTCACCGGGAACACATATAGGCGCCGGGGGAAAGCCGCTGTGTATGTATGTATTGTACGGCGATTTTATTTCAAGGTCTTTATAGGTAAGACGCCGTTTTTTTACGTTTTGCATCTCCCATGAATAGACTACGGTAGCGCAGGACTGCATCCTCATATTTTTTTCGAGGCGCTTTAAAAAAATTCCGGCAAGCACTGGGCGTTCCGCGGCTATGCGCGCCTCGCCCTCGACCATTGAGGCAAGTATCCCGCGCTCGAAGAGCCACGAACGCGACGCCTCCTTCGGCAGTTTTGTACCTACTTTTTTGTACCATTGTTCCGACGCTCTTTTTACAAACTCGGAGGCCGCCTCTTTGCCGGGCGAGATGAAATAGGTCTCGGGCAGCAGATATGCCGCGCGCAGCACTGTTTTTGCAGGGATCAGCTCAAGCACCGGAGGGTAGAAATTGGCGTCGTCCGCTAGCGCCTTTTCAAAGAGCGAGCCGCCCGCTTCGTCTGCGCCGAAAAGCTTTGCCGCTCGTTCAAAGGTCGAGCCTGGAATGAGCGTCACCTTGTTCACCACCGGCTTTGCGCGCAGCAGCTGCCGCACTACTCCAGCGGGCGAGCTTTTGCGCAGAGTGTAAAGCCCCGGCATCAGCCTGCGGTCTATACCGGCTGAGGCCATCTCGCGCGAAAGTCGCCGCGCGTCGTCCGTGACGCCCGCCTCAACTATCTGCCGCGCGGCCGCAGCCGCAGTAGCCCCGCTTGGAATGAGCACCTCATGTTTCGTCGTCCACTCGTCGGGAAGCTTGGGGTATGTATATGGTACGTAGAGGCATAAATAACAGAATGCCGAAATTGCCGTGATAAAAATAAAAAGGTCCTTCTTCGTGCCAAGCATCGACGCATCTCCTCAAGCTTAAAATCCTTGTTATTATATATTAAAAAGTGCTGACTGTGA is part of the Cloacibacillus sp. genome and harbors:
- a CDS encoding polyprenyl synthetase family protein, with protein sequence MNNIELESVKGQFEGYRRLFEDYLKETAPLRAEGVPPSLNESMEYSLNAGGKRLRPVLCLAAAKQCGVEPRLALPMALGLEMVHTATLIHDDLPCMDDDDLRRGKPSNHAKFGETLAVLAGDALLAQAFIFPLENLKQIEAANVMTAIRLFSRAIGPAGVCGGQVLDMFNDHSVPDREYVRSIAALKTGALIEAAVVSGAALGCSKESIIDKYSLYALHLGSAFQIVDDILDVTSTAEELGKTPGKDSEQDKLTHVTAYGLEKAREMARAESEAAKAALSGMLDGGDFLMQLPDYLVHRSH
- the xseB gene encoding exodeoxyribonuclease VII small subunit; amino-acid sequence: MDFTAKMTELEKILKDMEGETLSLDTALLDYERGIALVRECRGYLEEAQKKITLLSQDGAETDVPVEEKKDHE
- the rpmB gene encoding 50S ribosomal protein L28; translated protein: MSKFCDCCGRGPVTGNAVSHSNRHTRRRWLINLQSVRVDVGGGETRKLRICTKCLRSGKVQRAV
- a CDS encoding DNA translocase FtsK, which gives rise to MREKSAGRRREQKEPSVSMRERFSESLQHLQRAGRIANLLTIFFLLFLIAALYTPWTGQGGAFLAHALLSSAGGAVIIPILFLLYVSVLTILRKDMSGLVKQGCGTFFIFMLASLLLGLNRLTGGEELTRFPYLAAGDAGIAISTAAYKTTGVLGTFITGLLFLYFAMLFFNIHIFSYLKLPNISLPSFSQMGKRSRRAAKKSEPSELANAPDDEGYEEEAIEEEEEYAPNIAACKASGDYFKYEEEHADAAQLRFGGGRPQEEELPQDGLAFEEEVDYNDPSTLADDDAPALIQDPSFNLDGRAARRVKQGIFPPPIEIFGPEESHVDEMDEEKAAPLGEKIVKTLEQFSIESHLAEILIGPTVIQFRIQLAPGIKVSKVAALANDIALAMAVPSLRIEAPIPGKPYVGIEIPNPRRRGIPLRTVIEDDCFKKTKLSLPLPFGVAVNGDSVIVGLEELPHLLVAGTTGSGKSVFVNSCIVGLCSKRSPEELRMILVDPKRVEMAVYDKLPHLLTPPVTDPKKAVQALAWLIREMEKRYTTFAKIRVRNLEGYNEKVLPKDRLPHIVIVVDELADLMMTAAKEVEEYICRLAQMARATGIHLMLATQRPSVNIITGLIKANIPARVAFTLPSNADSRTIIDCAGAEKLLGKGDMLFLSTKHPKPVRIQSPWIDEAILGDWLRYLTNTFGEPEFIEIEAQGGENTGCGAGGVYDDDLLDEAVQTVMSTGIASASGLQRRLRVGFSRASRLIDMMEQIGIVGAADGARPREILVDEDGAQELLDDARNG
- a CDS encoding TldD/PmbA family protein, which gives rise to MNYQFLHDNIEKALKKGADYADVFLQQGEGHSVHFEDGKIDEISSSATDGAGSRIISNGRTFYAHAPGLLEEAVAGSFSRCSEFAFGSPFRITASSAPLFGPAEQIAPPAADFFRETDDRLKKESSFIRQSSYRYTVSHKRVVVIKPDGTTAEDTRYYSSFTAQVIAEKNGVLQTGSERRCMSLGEEGFWHGSAPLEIAMTALRRALLMLEAKPCPAGRMNVIMAGEAGGTIVHEACGHGLEADIVEKDYSVYRGRIGEKVAHESVTMLDEAPMPGLYGAYRFDDEGTPAQRTVLIENGILKGYLTDVLSHKLYGLPLTGNGRRESYRNIPVPRMSNTYLLPGAASLEEMLAMAQNGLYVKKMGGGEVDPTSGDFVFYVTEGYLIEKGRVTSPVRGAILTGNGPEALMNIAALGGNLIMDPGVCGKSGQGVPVTDGQPSMLIESLTVGGSEA
- a CDS encoding DUF4911 domain-containing protein — encoded protein: MKPEICEVRLTVPQKDIYYISWIIDAAEGLGFLRTDDAKAGRVTIFTPKELYGDLMGLVGALRAEGLEIQKTEEEDDKPASCNETTDTGEIK
- the mltG gene encoding endolytic transglycosylase MltG translates to MLGTKKDLFIFITAISAFCYLCLYVPYTYPKLPDEWTTKHEVLIPSGATAAAAARQIVEAGVTDDARRLSREMASAGIDRRLMPGLYTLRKSSPAGVVRQLLRAKPVVNKVTLIPGSTFERAAKLFGADEAGGSLFEKALADDANFYPPVLELIPAKTVLRAAYLLPETYFISPGKEAASEFVKRASEQWYKKVGTKLPKEASRSWLFERGILASMVEGEARIAAERPVLAGIFLKRLEKNMRMQSCATVVYSWEMQNVKKRRLTYKDLEIKSPYNTYIHSGFPPAPICVPGEDAWLGALYPTSGDYLFFFAAADGHHLFSKTYEEHIAKQNIEKKRRAGS